Within Vicia villosa cultivar HV-30 ecotype Madison, WI linkage group LG1, Vvil1.0, whole genome shotgun sequence, the genomic segment AACCGTTAAAATCGGAAAAACCGGCGATTTTTGTAAACAGgtagtttaaatgcattttttatttatttttattttaaaaaattaaaacaatgtcatttcgactattttaattaaaaattaacataaaaaataaaataaataaagtaaaaaaataaaaatctagtTATAGATGTGGTTGATTTTGTTACAGATGATTTTATTATTGAAGAAagagatcccaacattgaaacaattttttttattgaaattaaatttagtttggaattattttgttataaatttttcaattaaattatattgcgattaaacttttgtttatattttataattatgtactatttgatTGTGTCTGATACatatgtgtaaaatttgaatttaaattatgaacttgtgaaattttttataatatgatgttttcaaaaaaattaagtaCTAGTTATATTCGTAGGGACTGAATCATTCGGTTCGACAGATTTTACacctatataattttattataacgacgggtctattcaaccgaattatccggtttaacccggtttagtcatgcggttcgaccagtgacccagtggttccaccaataaaccagtgacccagtaccttcaccggtttgatgttcagtccgatttttaaaacactggttgtAGCAATGAGAGATACATTTTAGGCACATAGTTTGCAATTTTTATATAGATTAGATATATATGTTTTAGATTAATTTTATAGCTTTTTGTTGTGATTGTgtatttttcttttctaattaGATACATTAATTAGTATTTCGGAAACATTTTTTTCAGTTAAATAGatacttcaatatttttttaaacagttTAGTGACtaaaattttatcatttttttttattaagtgaGATGCCACTCGTTTAAAATTGTACTATCTCCACAGTGATCCAGTGGATGTCTCACCTAACAATAAAACTGGTTTAATATGGCAAATACTTCAACAGTTTTTACCATTAAGGTAAAATCTTCTCTTACAATATTAAATTTACAGGGACTGTCATTAGTTTTATAACATAAGCATCTTCAGTAGATTTAGATTCTTTCAATAAACAATCATTATTATaataaggtgaattcttatctatccAACTCAAAAAGTTACCTCCTTCAGAGTTACCTCCTTTGTAATatgctttgaaaacaacaaacattatattttaataaataattaaatgtattaaatgaggtggaatcatgtgattggttggaggtacactacccaacttttttgatggctagagaagttgtccccttatAATAATccaaattgacattttaataaaccaaatcaaaattATAACCAAGAGTGGAAGGCAGACAAGAATTTAAGAACCAAACAGAAACAAGTATTTTCCTAATGCATATCATGAATAGTACTTGCTCTTTCTTCCATAACCCAGATTCGAAAGTGTCGCAACAAGATCCTGCTAATGTTGTTCTCTTTAaatcatttcatcatgttcatCATGACCCTACTCATGATTTTCTTTCCTACGATATGGTTGACCAAGGACCAACAAAAACTGAGTCAAATCAACTAGTGAAGAACTCTGAAGATAAAGAAAGATCATACATAGGTGTAAGGAAAAGACCTTGGGGGAAATTTGCTGCAGAGATCAGAGATACAACTAGAGGAGGAAGAAGGGTTTGGCTTGGAACTTTTGATAGTGCTGAAGATGCCGCTTTAGCTTATGATCAAGCTGCATTTTCAATGAGAGGCAATAATGCTGTCATCAAATTTTCTGTTCAAAGGGTTAGAGTCTTTGCAAGAGATTCAATAAGATTGCAGAGAAGGATCTTCTCCTGCACTTGCACTCAAGGAGAGACACTATAACCAAAGGAAGTTGTCATCAAGAGgtgtaaagaataataataaatcagGAAAACAAGATCAATCAGaggaatcatcatcatcatcatcaagtgtTTTGGTGTTAGAGGATTTGGGAGTTGAATATCTTGAGCTACTTCTAACCATGTCTGACCAAAGTACAAGCAACAACAGCTACTTCAAATCAACTTCTTAATTTCagtaattttctttccttttttgacttttttcattcttgttttttttttgggcTTTATACAACATCATTTATGAAGCGTCTGCTTGTTTAGGTTTTgt encodes:
- the LOC131619132 gene encoding ethylene-responsive transcription factor 15-like, with the translated sequence MHIMNSTCSFFHNPDSKVSQQDPANVVLFKSFHHVHHDPTHDFLSYDMVDQGPTKTESNQLVKNSEDKERSYIGVRKRPWGKFAAEIRDTTRGGRRVWLGTFDSAEDAALAYDQAAFSMRGNNAVIKFSVQRVRVFARDSIRLQRRIFSCTCTQGETL